The genomic stretch TTGACTTTGCCCGGGGAGACATTGTTATCTCCATGGATGGCGATCTCCAGAACGACCCCAGCGACATCCCCCGCCTGATCCAGAAGCTTGAAGAAGGTTACGATGTCGTCTCCGGCTGGCGTCGACAGCGGCGGGATCCTCTCTTTACCCGGAAGATCCCCTCAATGATTGCCAACTGGATCATCGGACGAGCCACCGGGGTAAGACTCCATGATTATGGCTGCTCTCTTAAGGCCTATCGGCGAGAGGTAGTCAAGAACATCTCTCTTTATGGGGAGCTCCATCGCTTTATTCCTGTCTTGGCCAGCTTCTACGGAGCCCGGATTGCTGAAATTCCCGTAAGACATCACCCCCGGCGTCTGGGGCAAAGCAAATATGGCCTTTCCCGGACCTATCGGGTCATCCTTGATCTTTTACTGATGCTTTTTTTTAAGCGTTTTGCCACCAGACCGCTCCACATTTTTGGCCTTTTGGGCGGAGGGATGATCCTCTTGGGCACGGCAATAGAAGTCTATCTTTCGGTCCTCAAGATCTTCTACGGAGAGGATATTGGGGGCCGGCCCCTTTTGCTTCTTGGAATCCTGCTCATTATCACCGGCGTAAACCTCTTTGGTACCGGTCTGCTGGCCGAGCTCCTTGTTCGCACCTACCATGAAAGCCAGGGGAAACCCATCTACACCGTCCGTGAGGTCATAGAATGAGGCCTGGGACCATAGCCCGTATCGCTGTTAGCCTGGGGACCGTCCTCTGGCTGGCCCACCGCATAGATCTGGGCTCTTTGGTCAGGGCCCTTAAGGGCTTTCCTCCAGGCTATTTTCTGATAGCGGCGGTTCTTTTCGCCGGGGCCCAGATCCTCTCCAGCCGGCGATGGCAGGTATTGGCCCAGGCCTTAGGGGTCAGGGCCCCCTATGGACTCTTCCTGCGTTACTACTTTATCGGCTCATACTTTAACCTCATCATGCCCGGGGCCATCGGCGGAGACGTTATCAAGGCCTGGCTTCTGGCCCGGGGGCAAGAAGGCAAATTAAGGATCAGCTATAGCATAGTCGGGGATCGAGGCTTTGGTCTGGGGGCCATCCTGACCCTTTCTCTGGTCGGTCTTATGCTCCGCCCCGAACTCATCCCCCAGGTGGCCCGCTGGCCTCTCCTGATGCTAGTTATCTCCGGGAATCTGGTCTTCTTTGCCGCGCCGCTCTTAGGCCCTGTTATTCGGCGCCTTGTCCCCGGCTTTCCCGAAGATGTCTTTGCCTTTTGGCACGATCGCCGGGCCTTTGTTGAGGCCTATCTCCTTAGCTTGGCCATTCAGCTTCTGGTGGTGGTCTTCCACTGGATCCTGGGCAAAGGGCTCAAGCTCCCCTATGGCTTTGACTTTTACCTCCTGACCGTGCCTATCATCTCGGTAGTCACCAGCCTGCCCTTTTCAGTAAGTGGAATCGGTATCCGGGAGGGAGGCTTTGCTTTCTTTATCCAGCAGCTGGGAGGAGAGCCTGAGCTGGGCGTGGCTTTAGGGATCCTGGCCTTCGGGGTCTTTCTTGTAGTCGGCGGAGTCGGTGGGCTTATTTACGCCTTGGGGGAACATGAGCGGGGCAAAGAGGCCCTTTCTGTCCAGAAGAGATGTCGCTAGACACCGAGCTTTTTTATCTCCTAAACACCAGCCGCCATCCGGTGCTCGACCGGATCATTCCCCTTTTCTCCAGTCAGGAGTTCATTATCGCCTTCTTTGTGGCCCTTTGTTCTCTGGCCGCCATTCGTTACGGTCGCCGGGCACTCCTGACAGCCTTGATAGCCGTGATATTGGTGGCGGGAGCGGATTTCATCTGTGGTCAGGTGGCCAAACCCTTCTTTAAACGCCCCAGACCTTACTATCAGCTGGATCACCTGTATTTGCGTAAGTCAGGAAATTGGCATTTTCTCAAAAAGCCTCTTCCCCTGAGACCTCGCTACTCCTTACCCTCCTGCCACGCCACAAACACCTTTGCCGCCGGTCTTTATCTGGCCCTGACGTTTCCTCGTCTGGCCCCTCTCAGCCTGGCCCTTCCTCTACTTACGGGCTACTCCCGCATATATGGTGGCCACCACTATCCGGGAGATGTGCTGGCAGGATATCTTCTGGGAGGCCTTCTGGCCATCTTAGCCTGGCTCCTTACCAGAAATACCGGACGGAGAAGGTCATGAGAAAGATACTCGACGAGCTTTTCAGCCCCTTTGGACTGTTTGTCCTGGTTCTTTTTACCTTTCGATTGACCTACCTTCGATACGCCCCTTTTGATCTCTCTCCGGATGAGGCCTACTACTGGGACTGGTCCCGCCACCTGGCCTGGGGCTATTATAGCAAGCCCCCCATGGTGGCCTGGCTTATAGGGCTGGCCACTCGGTATCTGGAAAGTTCCACCTACGCCGTCCGGCTGCCGGCAGTCTATCTGGGCACGGGAGTTGTCTTTTGCCTTTATTTTCTGGCCTTAAGGCTTTTTGGTGGTGATCGGCGGCTGGGACTCTTTGCCGCCTTTACTGCAGCCGCCATTCCCCTTTACGCCGTCTATTCTTTTATTATGACTATCGATCCCCCGCTTTTTTTCTTCTGGGCCCTTTCCCTGCTTCTGGGCTGGGTGGCCATAGATCGCGAAAGAATCCCCTGGTTTCTTTTGCTCGGTTTGGCCCTGGGAGCCGGAATCCTCTCTAAACAGACCATGGTGGCCTTCTATCCTCTGTTTTTAGGCTACCTTTTTCTTTCGCCGGAGAAACGGCACCTTCTGCGAAGCCCCGGGCCATACCTCACCGGGGCCGTGGCCAGCCTCATGCTCTGGCCCAACATCTCTTGGAATGCGGCTCACGGCTGGGTGACTTTCTTCCATACTGCCCATCACTTCGAGGTGGAGGGGATTGACTTTCCTCAGAGCTTCCTGGCCTTCGTCGGAGGCCAGGCCCTTATCATCACTCCCCTCCTTTTCGGCCTTCTCGTCTACACCACAGCAGCCGGAATAAAAAAGGGGCTTCTGTGGCAGGAACCCCGCCTCCGGTATCTGACTATCTTCTTCGCCCCTCCCCTTCTGGGGGTCTTGATCCTTTCCCTTTTCCGAAAAATAAACGCCAACTGGCCGGCCCCCTTTTATCTCTCTGGTCTTTTGCTCCTTGCCGTCCTGGGGCTC from Thermosulfuriphilus ammonigenes encodes the following:
- a CDS encoding glycosyltransferase family 2 protein, which produces MGRIDISVVIPLYNEEENVPLLLERLKEVLTTLGRTFEVVCVDDGSTDRTVEILKGLKERYPFLRVVVFRRNFGQSAAMAAGFDFARGDIVISMDGDLQNDPSDIPRLIQKLEEGYDVVSGWRRQRRDPLFTRKIPSMIANWIIGRATGVRLHDYGCSLKAYRREVVKNISLYGELHRFIPVLASFYGARIAEIPVRHHPRRLGQSKYGLSRTYRVILDLLLMLFFKRFATRPLHIFGLLGGGMILLGTAIEVYLSVLKIFYGEDIGGRPLLLLGILLIITGVNLFGTGLLAELLVRTYHESQGKPIYTVREVIE
- a CDS encoding lysylphosphatidylglycerol synthase transmembrane domain-containing protein produces the protein MRPGTIARIAVSLGTVLWLAHRIDLGSLVRALKGFPPGYFLIAAVLFAGAQILSSRRWQVLAQALGVRAPYGLFLRYYFIGSYFNLIMPGAIGGDVIKAWLLARGQEGKLRISYSIVGDRGFGLGAILTLSLVGLMLRPELIPQVARWPLLMLVISGNLVFFAAPLLGPVIRRLVPGFPEDVFAFWHDRRAFVEAYLLSLAIQLLVVVFHWILGKGLKLPYGFDFYLLTVPIISVVTSLPFSVSGIGIREGGFAFFIQQLGGEPELGVALGILAFGVFLVVGGVGGLIYALGEHERGKEALSVQKRCR
- a CDS encoding phosphatase PAP2 family protein; amino-acid sequence: MSLDTELFYLLNTSRHPVLDRIIPLFSSQEFIIAFFVALCSLAAIRYGRRALLTALIAVILVAGADFICGQVAKPFFKRPRPYYQLDHLYLRKSGNWHFLKKPLPLRPRYSLPSCHATNTFAAGLYLALTFPRLAPLSLALPLLTGYSRIYGGHHYPGDVLAGYLLGGLLAILAWLLTRNTGRRRS
- a CDS encoding ArnT family glycosyltransferase produces the protein MRKILDELFSPFGLFVLVLFTFRLTYLRYAPFDLSPDEAYYWDWSRHLAWGYYSKPPMVAWLIGLATRYLESSTYAVRLPAVYLGTGVVFCLYFLALRLFGGDRRLGLFAAFTAAAIPLYAVYSFIMTIDPPLFFFWALSLLLGWVAIDRERIPWFLLLGLALGAGILSKQTMVAFYPLFLGYLFLSPEKRHLLRSPGPYLTGAVASLMLWPNISWNAAHGWVTFFHTAHHFEVEGIDFPQSFLAFVGGQALIITPLLFGLLVYTTAAGIKKGLLWQEPRLRYLTIFFAPPLLGVLILSLFRKINANWPAPFYLSGLLLLAVLGLRTRWRDKGARIRRLYLLGLTLAALLCGLTYYLPEVIKRLPPKYAHLDPTLKLQGWKKLGQKISQIRQKHPETFVISLKRQIVSELAFYMEGQPEVYRWAGERRPVRTQYELWPWPRNLIGKEALIVLREQDTLPQELASLFEEVRFLKEVQIDLGLGRKRIFKVYWGGGFRGHPRYTGP